The proteins below come from a single Candidatus Omnitrophota bacterium genomic window:
- a CDS encoding F0F1 ATP synthase subunit delta has product MVFQLVVVQIVTFIAIVFVLRKLLYSESAKEMLRLRKIKEETAVKQRELQQKIDEAQDAYSEKIAEAEQKTRAFRIKAEEEIEELKKKILSKAKEDAEQIVKSAFNAKEKIREEIGEEMRKKAPLLASRVFKEVLSPEVQEMMHKELVRDVIDKIRNTEKTAFKSKIEKGEIVSAYPLSKNDKLVVESLIHDSLGYQIPLYETEDSQLVAGVLIKLGTILIDGSLNNRLKQVERELEF; this is encoded by the coding sequence ATGGTATTCCAACTAGTCGTAGTCCAGATAGTGACCTTCATCGCTATCGTCTTTGTGTTGAGGAAATTGTTATATTCCGAATCCGCCAAAGAGATGCTCCGCTTGCGGAAGATCAAGGAAGAGACCGCGGTGAAGCAGAGAGAGCTGCAGCAAAAGATCGACGAAGCGCAGGATGCTTACAGCGAAAAGATCGCCGAAGCGGAACAGAAGACGCGGGCATTCCGTATTAAAGCGGAAGAAGAGATCGAGGAATTAAAGAAGAAGATATTGAGCAAGGCCAAAGAGGATGCCGAGCAGATAGTGAAATCCGCTTTCAATGCCAAAGAGAAGATCCGCGAAGAGATCGGCGAAGAGATGCGTAAGAAGGCGCCTCTCCTTGCCTCGCGGGTTTTTAAGGAAGTCCTTTCTCCGGAGGTCCAGGAGATGATGCATAAGGAATTAGTCAGGGATGTGATAGATAAGATAAGGAATACCGAGAAGACGGCCTTTAAGTCCAAAATCGAGAAGGGGGAGATCGTTTCGGCGTATCCTTTATCGAAAAACGATAAGCTCGTGGTGGAGTCTCTTATACACGATAGCCTCGGATACCAGATCCCTTTATATGAAACAGAAGACAGCCAGCTTGTAGCGGGCGTCCTTATCAAGCTGGGCACCATTTTAATAGACGGGAGCCTGAATAACAGGCTTAAACAGGTCGAGAGGGAGTTGGAATTTTAG
- a CDS encoding ATP synthase F0 subunit C, whose product MRNLIIILVMFVTILGPSAVIAAIGFASINALGRNPSSAPKILSAMIVSLVFAEAIAVIALLVLFQLFGR is encoded by the coding sequence ATGCGAAATCTTATAATAATTCTGGTGATGTTCGTTACGATACTCGGGCCCTCAGCGGTCATCGCGGCCATAGGCTTTGCCTCGATAAACGCTTTGGGAAGGAACCCGTCATCCGCTCCGAAGATATTAAGCGCGATGATAGTTTCCCTGGTATTTGCCGAAGCCATCGCGGTGATCGCTCTTCTGGTATTGTTCCAGTTATTTGGGAGGTAA
- a CDS encoding F0F1 ATP synthase subunit alpha has protein sequence MKTESVSIGEIGRIKEIKKSIVTIEGLHNCMLGQLVTFTDGTKGFVMGFNENEVLVLLLGISKTLKAGNEVYSREESFKIPVGNNFLGRIVNPLCEGLDGKGYVKEDSFAYIFRDAPAVLDREPVNEMLVTGIRIVDATIPIGKGQRQLIIGDRMTGKTSIAVDAILNQKGKDVICIYCCVGRDYASFEKVVGTFKEKDALDYMIVVAALASSSIGEQYLAPYAAAALGEYFMYAGKNVLIVFDDLTKHAWAYRELSLLLERPPGREAYPGDIFYLHAQLMERGARLSSHNGGGSMTFLSIADTLQGDISGFIPTNLISMTDGQIYLNSALFGEGFKPAIDIGLSVSRIGSRVQSKTLRELTKNLSLKYVQYRELLKTTRLKSGISEDMTGRLKHGEKIERIFMQDKNSPSSLAEQLILYFALETGALDILSNEKCDYFKKNILAFARQDIPAVVENMEKGAEMTAEDREAIKKCIMNFNHKLWASEGETAPISAAEAAE, from the coding sequence ATGAAGACTGAATCTGTATCCATAGGGGAGATCGGGCGCATAAAGGAGATCAAGAAATCTATCGTCACGATAGAAGGCCTTCACAACTGCATGCTGGGTCAGCTGGTGACGTTTACAGACGGCACTAAAGGTTTTGTGATGGGTTTCAATGAAAACGAAGTCCTGGTGCTGCTTTTAGGAATTTCGAAGACATTAAAAGCCGGCAATGAAGTCTATTCCAGGGAAGAGTCCTTTAAGATACCGGTGGGAAATAATTTTTTGGGCCGTATCGTAAACCCGCTATGCGAGGGCCTGGACGGGAAGGGATACGTCAAGGAGGATTCTTTTGCCTATATATTCAGGGACGCGCCGGCGGTCCTCGATAGAGAGCCTGTCAATGAAATGCTGGTCACCGGGATAAGGATAGTCGATGCCACCATACCCATAGGTAAAGGACAAAGACAGCTTATCATAGGCGATAGAATGACGGGTAAGACATCGATAGCCGTCGACGCTATATTGAACCAGAAGGGTAAAGATGTCATATGCATATATTGCTGTGTGGGCCGTGACTACGCCTCGTTTGAAAAGGTCGTAGGCACTTTTAAAGAGAAGGACGCCCTCGATTATATGATAGTTGTGGCGGCTCTCGCTTCTTCTTCTATCGGAGAGCAGTATCTCGCCCCCTACGCCGCCGCGGCGTTGGGCGAATACTTCATGTACGCGGGCAAGAATGTCCTTATCGTTTTTGATGACCTTACCAAACATGCGTGGGCATACAGAGAGTTGTCCCTTCTCCTGGAAAGGCCGCCCGGCAGAGAGGCTTATCCGGGAGATATATTTTACCTGCACGCTCAGCTTATGGAGAGAGGCGCCCGCCTGTCGTCACATAACGGCGGCGGCTCCATGACATTCCTCTCGATAGCGGATACCCTGCAGGGCGATATCTCCGGGTTTATACCGACGAACCTGATCTCAATGACGGACGGGCAGATATACCTTAACTCCGCGTTATTCGGAGAGGGGTTCAAGCCCGCGATAGACATAGGGCTCTCCGTCTCGCGTATCGGCAGCAGGGTACAGTCGAAGACCTTAAGGGAATTGACGAAGAACCTCAGTTTAAAATATGTCCAGTACAGGGAGCTTCTGAAGACCACGAGATTGAAGTCGGGTATCTCCGAAGATATGACCGGCCGCCTGAAGCACGGCGAGAAGATCGAAAGGATCTTCATGCAGGATAAGAACAGCCCGTCATCTCTGGCGGAGCAGCTTATCCTGTATTTCGCGCTTGAGACCGGGGCGCTCGATATCCTGTCGAACGAAAAGTGCGACTATTTCAAAAAAAATATATTAGCTTTCGCCAGGCAGGATATTCCGGCAGTGGTTGAGAACATGGAAAAAGGCGCCGAGATGACGGCCGAGGACAGGGAAGCTATTAAAAAATGTATAATGAATTTTAACCATAAGTTGTGGGCATCCGAGGGTGAAACCGCGCCCATCTCCGCAGCCGAGGCCGCGGAATGA
- a CDS encoding F0F1 ATP synthase subunit gamma has translation MKAREIKEDLLFNTEFMGLLEVMKNIAISQFRSLQKKRSRFIRFTQLLNGFFQMVDIRQAPHKLINPKTEKRAIVSITSDEGFMGDLNFQVVDAAIMKGGPESAEIIVVGESGVRYLKDMGRKFTAFKNAADAEARHTVAVELKNYIMRGIAEDRFGRVSVYYPNPISFMIQKVEAVELLPLTAFFSPQAQGPGYDQQVIVESPAEGIIEYLAEEFIEQKLMELLEDSKLSEFAARGAHLERSGQELAEKQKRLRAQYFHAYHEVIDKNTRELFSSQIIIKRKAKEVSAALNLKV, from the coding sequence ATGAAGGCGCGGGAGATAAAAGAGGACCTCCTCTTCAATACCGAATTCATGGGCCTTCTCGAAGTGATGAAGAATATAGCGATTTCTCAATTCCGGTCCCTTCAGAAGAAGAGGAGCAGGTTTATCCGGTTCACCCAGCTTTTGAACGGTTTTTTTCAGATGGTGGATATCAGGCAGGCCCCGCACAAGTTAATAAACCCAAAGACAGAGAAGAGGGCGATCGTATCGATAACCTCCGACGAGGGCTTTATGGGGGACCTGAATTTTCAGGTCGTGGACGCCGCGATCATGAAAGGAGGCCCCGAATCCGCTGAGATTATCGTAGTAGGAGAGTCGGGGGTAAGGTATCTGAAAGATATGGGAAGAAAATTTACCGCGTTTAAAAACGCCGCCGACGCCGAAGCGAGACATACCGTCGCCGTGGAGCTGAAGAATTATATCATGCGAGGCATCGCTGAAGACCGTTTCGGCAGGGTGTCCGTTTACTATCCTAACCCGATCTCATTCATGATCCAGAAAGTGGAAGCCGTGGAGCTTCTTCCCCTCACTGCCTTCTTTTCGCCGCAGGCGCAAGGCCCGGGATACGATCAGCAGGTGATAGTAGAATCGCCGGCGGAGGGCATAATAGAATACCTCGCCGAGGAATTTATCGAACAAAAACTGATGGAGCTTCTCGAAGACAGCAAGCTTTCAGAGTTCGCCGCGAGAGGCGCCCACCTCGAGCGGAGCGGCCAGGAGCTCGCCGAAAAACAGAAACGGCTCAGAGCCCAGTATTTTCACGCTTATCATGAAGTCATAGACAAAAATACCAGAGAACTATTTTCCTCGCAGATTATCATAAAGCGGAAGGCCAAAGAGGTATCCGCAGCGCTGAATCTTAAAGTATAA
- the atpD gene encoding F0F1 ATP synthase subunit beta has protein sequence MKNNNKTKGIVVAAQGPVVDVVFKTLEDLPAINEIVKVSAFDGRTILLAVAEHLENNIARCISFSSTLNLRRNSEVESTGTPLQVPIGPGLFGRIINVTGEPIDNKGNIDSKETRLSEKDISRTYINPVRLMSQEPQILETGIKMIDLLFPMVKGSKTGVIGGAGLGKTVLMLELIHNVITKHKGVCVFTGAGERIREGNELYLEFEKQNMLNKIMFAFGQMNEPPGAKFGIAFTGVTLAEYLQEQNNDVLFFIDNVYRFVQAGAEISTLLGRVPSETGYQPTLASEVSAFQERIRSMEGGSITAIETVYVPADDLTDPAVVTIFSYLNSIIVLSRERSQLRLHPSIDPLLSSCSNLDSSIVGREHFNITQEIMKIFTKYKELKKIVPVVGIEELSKTDRTLYDRAKKLENFMTQPFSVAESYTGKKGEYVPLEDTLEGCEKIVSGKLDNVPDHRFYFIGKIADALK, from the coding sequence ATGAAGAACAATAATAAAACAAAAGGAATCGTGGTAGCGGCCCAGGGGCCTGTGGTGGATGTGGTATTCAAGACCCTGGAGGACCTTCCGGCCATCAATGAGATCGTCAAGGTCAGCGCCTTCGACGGCAGGACGATCCTTCTCGCGGTGGCCGAGCATCTTGAGAATAACATTGCCAGGTGCATATCGTTCAGTTCCACACTTAACCTCAGGCGTAATTCGGAAGTCGAATCCACAGGCACGCCATTGCAGGTTCCCATAGGTCCAGGCCTATTCGGCCGTATCATCAATGTCACCGGAGAGCCGATCGATAACAAGGGAAATATAGACTCGAAGGAGACTCGCTTAAGCGAAAAAGATATATCCAGGACATATATTAACCCTGTCAGGCTTATGAGCCAGGAGCCGCAGATTTTAGAGACAGGCATTAAAATGATAGATCTCCTTTTTCCTATGGTCAAGGGTTCAAAGACCGGTGTGATAGGCGGCGCCGGATTGGGCAAAACGGTCCTTATGCTGGAGCTCATACATAACGTCATAACAAAACACAAAGGCGTCTGCGTATTCACCGGAGCGGGAGAAAGAATAAGGGAAGGAAATGAGCTGTATCTGGAATTTGAAAAACAGAATATGCTGAACAAGATCATGTTCGCTTTCGGACAGATGAACGAGCCGCCGGGCGCGAAATTCGGCATAGCGTTTACGGGTGTAACGCTGGCGGAATATCTGCAGGAGCAGAATAACGACGTGCTCTTCTTCATAGATAACGTGTACAGGTTTGTCCAGGCGGGCGCCGAGATATCCACCCTTCTGGGGCGGGTGCCGTCCGAGACCGGCTATCAGCCAACGCTGGCGTCGGAGGTCAGCGCTTTCCAGGAGAGGATACGCTCGATGGAGGGCGGCTCCATCACCGCCATAGAAACGGTGTACGTTCCCGCGGATGACCTGACGGATCCGGCGGTAGTAACGATATTCAGTTATCTCAATTCCATCATAGTCCTGTCCAGAGAGAGGAGCCAGCTGAGGCTCCATCCTTCGATAGACCCGCTGCTTTCGTCCTGCAGCAATCTCGATTCTTCGATCGTAGGGCGGGAACATTTCAATATAACGCAGGAGATCATGAAGATATTCACCAAATATAAAGAGTTGAAGAAGATCGTGCCCGTGGTGGGTATAGAGGAGCTTTCGAAGACCGACAGGACGCTGTATGACAGGGCCAAGAAGCTGGAAAATTTTATGACGCAGCCTTTTTCCGTGGCAGAAAGCTACACAGGGAAAAAAGGCGAATATGTGCCTCTGGAGGATACACTGGAGGGGTGCGAGAAGATAGTGAGCGGTAAATTGGACAATGTTCCGGATCACAGGTTTTATTTCATAGGCAAAATAGCCGACGCGCTGAAGTAG
- a CDS encoding ATPase, T2SS/T4P/T4SS family produces MALRLGDILVEKGIITQEELNTALAEQQRTKEALGQILIRMGFVAERDMLQILAKQQGIPFVELKMKDIDDKVLKNVPAKFVWHYKIMPISLDGNILTAAISNPFDMWPIDDLETHLGFKVEKVLATSADIMEAIKKYYGVGAETIDRILSDDVRPAGETSTAGEEKVEDLEKLAESASVIKLVNQILQEAITDRATDIHFEHFRGELVLRYRIDGILYDTPVSEKIKYLHPAIVSRIKVMSGLDIVERRLPQDGRAKVKIGKSEYELRVSIMPTLYGENIVIRVLPTTMLFNIADLGMSHNDRSIIEQLLKKSHGIIFVTGPTGSGKTTTLYACLSKLNSRERKILTIEDPIEYELGGISQTQVNAKIDLTFAKMLRSMLRHDPDVMMVGEVRDLETAEITIQTALTGHLVFSTLHTNDAASGVTRLVDIGIEPYLVASSVIAFIAQRLVRVICAACKEKVTLAELGFKNDQLKIEGFDSNHNTVVYRGKGCKACGGTGYVGRAAIYEILLIKDEIKDLILTKSPAHIIKDKATQLGMHTLKQDGWDKVVAGVTTPEEVLRVTQLEG; encoded by the coding sequence ATGGCGTTACGATTGGGAGATATTTTAGTCGAGAAGGGAATAATAACGCAGGAGGAACTCAATACCGCTCTTGCGGAGCAGCAGAGGACGAAGGAGGCCCTGGGGCAGATATTGATCAGGATGGGTTTCGTTGCGGAGAGAGATATGCTTCAGATCCTGGCGAAACAGCAGGGTATCCCGTTCGTCGAGCTGAAGATGAAAGATATTGATGATAAGGTCCTGAAGAATGTGCCCGCCAAATTTGTCTGGCACTATAAGATAATGCCGATAAGCCTCGACGGCAATATCCTTACGGCCGCCATATCCAATCCGTTCGATATGTGGCCGATCGACGACCTGGAGACGCACCTCGGGTTCAAAGTGGAGAAGGTCCTGGCTACGTCCGCGGATATAATGGAGGCGATAAAGAAATATTACGGGGTAGGAGCGGAGACGATAGACCGTATATTATCCGATGATGTGCGTCCCGCCGGAGAGACATCCACCGCGGGAGAAGAAAAAGTAGAGGACCTCGAAAAACTGGCGGAATCGGCTTCGGTGATAAAGCTGGTGAACCAGATATTGCAGGAAGCCATAACGGACAGGGCGACGGATATACATTTTGAACATTTCAGGGGTGAACTGGTCCTGCGTTACAGGATAGACGGCATACTGTATGATACGCCGGTCAGCGAGAAGATAAAATATCTCCATCCGGCGATCGTCTCCAGGATAAAGGTCATGTCGGGCCTCGATATCGTCGAACGCAGGCTGCCTCAGGACGGCCGCGCGAAGGTGAAGATAGGAAAGAGCGAATATGAGCTGCGCGTGTCGATAATGCCGACGCTCTACGGCGAGAATATAGTCATAAGGGTCCTGCCCACCACGATGCTTTTCAATATCGCGGATCTGGGTATGTCCCATAACGACAGGAGCATCATCGAGCAGCTGCTGAAAAAATCGCACGGCATAATCTTTGTCACGGGCCCGACGGGCAGCGGCAAGACCACCACCCTGTACGCCTGTCTCAGCAAGCTGAACTCGCGGGAAAGAAAGATCCTTACCATCGAGGACCCGATCGAATATGAATTGGGCGGCATCTCGCAGACGCAGGTCAACGCGAAGATAGACCTTACATTCGCCAAGATGCTCAGGAGCATGCTGAGGCACGACCCGGACGTGATGATGGTCGGAGAGGTCAGGGACCTGGAGACCGCCGAGATCACTATCCAGACGGCCCTCACGGGGCACCTGGTATTCTCCACGCTCCATACAAACGACGCGGCAAGCGGCGTGACCCGTTTAGTTGATATAGGCATAGAGCCGTATCTGGTGGCCTCTTCCGTTATAGCTTTTATCGCGCAGAGGCTCGTCAGGGTCATATGCGCTGCTTGCAAGGAGAAAGTGACGCTGGCAGAGCTGGGTTTTAAAAACGATCAGTTGAAGATCGAGGGATTCGACTCGAATCACAACACTGTTGTATATAGAGGTAAAGGCTGCAAGGCCTGCGGCGGCACCGGTTACGTAGGCAGGGCGGCCATATATGAGATCTTATTGATAAAGGATGAGATCAAGGACCTTATTTTAACTAAATCGCCGGCGCATATCATAAAAGATAAAGCCACGCAGCTCGGGATGCATACCTTAAAGCAGGATGGATGGGACAAGGTGGTGGCGGGCGTAACCACGCCGGAAGAGGTATTGAGAGTGACACAGCTGGAAGGATAA
- a CDS encoding type II secretion system F family protein — MPIYSYTAKKGPTEIVKSEIEAESEDKAVVMIEAMGFFPIKVVELRPPSATPRAPERAKPEAPPVAANKEQGLSSVKVGAHDMDTFMWQLASLIKSSIPLLRALSLIARQTKNKSLKAVAGDLELKIKQGELLSAAMSKYPNLFNNLTVNMIKAGEKSGSLDEVLYKLAEYREKEQEMKRKIQSALAYPMVVVAVGIGTIFMMFTYFLPKLLKLFENMKQELPLPTKLLIATSKFMSSYWYVFVIGIVFVIAVIFRNKPGSRKKFMLDMFCLRVPFINKFIKTSEIARFARSLGLLLKNGIPVYESLDLAAKTLDNQALKTQLAQASAVIVNQGCTISESFRRTGVFPEFTINMIAVGEEGGRLEESLAEIAASYEKEVEQTIKVMTSMIEPLLILIVGGFVGFIVFAMLLPILNMGGMGG, encoded by the coding sequence ATGCCGATATACAGTTATACCGCAAAAAAAGGCCCGACCGAAATAGTAAAAAGCGAGATAGAGGCCGAATCTGAGGATAAGGCCGTCGTCATGATAGAGGCTATGGGGTTCTTTCCCATCAAGGTGGTTGAATTAAGACCGCCGTCGGCGACGCCAAGGGCGCCTGAGCGCGCCAAGCCGGAAGCTCCGCCAGTCGCCGCTAATAAAGAACAGGGCCTCTCTTCAGTGAAAGTCGGCGCGCATGATATGGACACCTTCATGTGGCAGCTGGCCAGCCTGATAAAATCGAGCATTCCTCTCCTGCGCGCCTTATCCCTGATAGCGCGGCAGACTAAGAATAAGTCGCTTAAGGCGGTGGCCGGCGACCTGGAGCTCAAGATAAAGCAGGGAGAGCTGCTCTCCGCGGCGATGAGCAAATACCCTAATCTCTTTAATAACCTTACCGTAAATATGATAAAGGCCGGAGAGAAGAGCGGTTCTCTCGACGAAGTGCTGTATAAGCTGGCGGAATACCGCGAGAAAGAGCAGGAGATGAAGCGCAAGATACAGTCGGCCCTTGCCTATCCGATGGTCGTTGTCGCGGTCGGTATAGGGACGATATTTATGATGTTCACGTATTTTCTGCCCAAGCTGCTGAAATTATTCGAGAATATGAAACAGGAGCTGCCGCTGCCTACGAAGCTATTGATCGCGACCAGCAAATTTATGTCCAGTTACTGGTATGTATTTGTAATAGGCATCGTTTTCGTGATCGCGGTAATCTTCAGAAATAAACCCGGAAGTAGGAAGAAGTTTATGCTCGACATGTTCTGCCTGCGCGTGCCTTTTATCAATAAATTTATAAAGACATCCGAGATAGCGCGATTTGCCAGGTCGCTGGGGCTCCTGCTTAAAAACGGCATACCCGTCTATGAGAGCCTCGATCTCGCGGCTAAGACGCTGGATAATCAGGCGCTGAAGACGCAACTGGCGCAAGCATCCGCGGTTATCGTTAACCAGGGCTGCACGATATCGGAAAGTTTCAGGCGCACAGGAGTGTTCCCGGAGTTCACGATAAATATGATAGCGGTAGGCGAGGAAGGCGGGAGACTGGAGGAATCGCTCGCCGAGATAGCCGCCTCATATGAAAAGGAAGTGGAACAGACCATAAAGGTCATGACATCGATGATAGAGCCCCTGCTGATACTGATCGTCGGGGGATTTGTCGGCTTCATCGTATTCGCGATGCTCCTTCCTATATTGAATATGGGGGGGATGGGCGGATGA
- a CDS encoding peptidase MA family metallohydrolase — protein sequence MSLALKVCLFLLLLCPGARAENWQELKGEHFEIFYIEDPAFAQETLTQAEKYYEKIASDLGYSRYDNFWQWDNRAKIYIYKNREDFLKATGKKPWIYGTAIYNERTIISYRWSQGFFDILLPHELGHLIFRDFVGFKGEVPLWLDEGIAQWEETNKRQRAIYMVRSLVAKKEFIPLTELMRFNSSSENDFALSAKLYAQAVTLVGYLIEKYGPTRFAQFCRSLRDGKSIDEALSFAYTDSIRNINELEKGWIKYYGGE from the coding sequence ATGAGCTTGGCGCTGAAGGTATGTCTATTCCTTCTCCTCCTGTGCCCGGGGGCGCGGGCCGAGAATTGGCAGGAGTTAAAGGGTGAGCATTTCGAGATATTTTATATCGAGGATCCAGCCTTCGCGCAGGAGACGCTGACGCAGGCCGAGAAATATTACGAGAAGATAGCCTCGGACCTGGGTTATTCAAGATATGATAATTTCTGGCAATGGGATAACAGGGCGAAGATATATATTTACAAAAACCGGGAAGATTTTTTAAAGGCCACCGGTAAGAAGCCATGGATTTACGGGACCGCGATATATAATGAACGGACGATAATAAGCTACAGATGGAGCCAGGGATTCTTTGACATATTACTGCCTCACGAGCTGGGCCATCTCATATTCAGGGATTTTGTAGGGTTTAAAGGGGAGGTCCCTCTGTGGCTGGATGAGGGCATTGCTCAGTGGGAGGAGACCAACAAGCGCCAGCGGGCGATTTATATGGTCAGGAGCCTTGTCGCCAAAAAAGAATTCATACCCCTGACCGAATTGATGCGCTTCAATTCGAGCAGCGAGAATGATTTTGCTCTCTCCGCCAAACTTTACGCCCAGGCGGTCACGCTGGTAGGCTATCTTATAGAGAAGTACGGCCCGACGAGATTCGCGCAATTCTGCCGGAGTCTGCGCGATGGAAAGAGCATAGACGAGGCGCTGTCATTCGCTTATACCGATTCAATACGGAATATAAACGAACTGGAAAAAGGATGGATAAAGTACTACGGAGGAGAATAA
- the gspG gene encoding type II secretion system major pseudopilin GspG yields the protein MTGRKKGFTLIELMIVVVIIVALASMVVPRLSGRTEQAKKAVAKADIGSNISMALKLYELDNGNFPTTEQGLAALASSPSSAPVPSNWNGPYLETIPADPWGNPYKYKCPGSHNKTTYDLYSVGKDGLEETDDDIKNWK from the coding sequence ATGACGGGAAGAAAAAAAGGCTTCACCCTTATTGAACTTATGATAGTCGTGGTAATAATAGTGGCGCTGGCGTCGATGGTCGTGCCGCGCTTAAGCGGACGTACGGAACAGGCTAAAAAAGCCGTCGCGAAAGCGGATATCGGTTCAAACATATCGATGGCGCTGAAGTTATACGAGCTTGATAACGGGAATTTCCCCACCACGGAGCAGGGCCTGGCCGCCCTGGCCTCTTCTCCATCCTCCGCGCCCGTTCCCAGCAACTGGAACGGCCCATATCTTGAAACCATACCTGCGGATCCCTGGGGCAACCCTTATAAATATAAATGCCCGGGCAGTCATAATAAAACGACCTATGATCTCTATTCGGTAGGCAAAGACGGCTTGGAAGAAACGGATGATGATATCAAGAATTGGAAATAG
- a CDS encoding prepilin-type N-terminal cleavage/methylation domain-containing protein yields the protein MMISRIGNRVSGSRRGFTLLETLMAISILAVGTVSVLRAYSTSVSAIERAQYNIDAGCLLKSVMGLIEEKAITGKGTSPGESSGELNSSSGIKMDTTQSDKWEWSEEVKDAGLEIKKPKETPASGEKKPEKEVYSLNEVKLTVVNHERSPSNKVSVITYMENSSAAR from the coding sequence ATGATGATATCAAGAATTGGAAATAGGGTATCCGGCTCAAGACGCGGGTTCACGCTTCTCGAAACGCTGATGGCCATCTCCATTTTAGCCGTAGGGACGGTCAGCGTCCTTCGGGCCTATTCTACATCGGTAAGCGCCATCGAAAGGGCGCAGTATAATATAGACGCGGGTTGCCTATTGAAGTCAGTCATGGGCCTTATCGAGGAGAAGGCTATCACCGGAAAGGGGACGTCGCCGGGCGAGTCATCCGGCGAGTTAAACTCTTCATCCGGTATAAAGATGGACACGACGCAGTCGGATAAATGGGAATGGAGCGAAGAAGTGAAGGATGCCGGCCTCGAGATAAAGAAACCGAAAGAAACGCCCGCATCGGGGGAGAAGAAGCCGGAAAAAGAGGTCTATTCCTTAAACGAGGTCAAGCTTACCGTCGTGAACCACGAACGGAGCCCGTCGAATAAAGTAAGCGTGATAACGTACATGGAGAACAGCAGTGCCGCGCGCTGA
- a CDS encoding type II secretion system protein, giving the protein MPRADGAKGFTLVEMMLAAGILAIIGLTIVSTFSGGMNIFYRIEGQTAAKTDVLVAMEKMERDLRDTFCYTGIDFIGSSRKMAFPGLIRAFNDKGLPEESLGSISYYLDDRMRKRALSREVKRYSYAVKKESSPPGDILPLAEIEDVNFKYYTYDPESESYNWASSWDKTEKIKKKKEEGVATGDVLLKDREENIPLGVKIEISYKENGRTITLNRAVFLPTAVSLNLAKIKAKSKTANATGAASEKK; this is encoded by the coding sequence GTGCCGCGCGCTGACGGGGCCAAAGGCTTTACGCTGGTGGAGATGATGCTGGCGGCGGGCATACTGGCGATAATAGGATTAACCATAGTCTCGACTTTTTCCGGCGGGATGAATATTTTTTACAGGATAGAGGGCCAGACCGCGGCCAAAACGGATGTGCTCGTCGCGATGGAGAAGATGGAGAGGGACCTGAGAGACACATTCTGTTACACCGGCATAGACTTCATCGGCAGCTCCAGGAAGATGGCCTTTCCCGGCCTCATAAGGGCATTCAACGATAAGGGCTTGCCCGAGGAGTCGCTGGGCTCGATCTCGTACTATCTCGACGATAGGATGAGGAAAAGGGCCCTCTCCAGAGAAGTGAAAAGATATTCTTATGCCGTCAAAAAAGAAAGTTCCCCGCCAGGCGACATTCTGCCCTTGGCGGAGATAGAGGATGTGAATTTCAAATATTATACCTACGATCCGGAATCGGAATCTTACAACTGGGCGAGTTCATGGGATAAGACCGAAAAGATAAAGAAGAAGAAAGAGGAGGGGGTCGCGACCGGCGACGTGCTCCTTAAAGACAGAGAAGAGAACATCCCTCTGGGGGTCAAGATTGAAATAAGCTATAAGGAGAACGGCAGGACTATTACGCTGAACAGGGCCGTATTTTTGCCGACGGCCGTATCATTGAACCTCGCGAAGATAAAGGCAAAGTCTAAAACGGCGAACGCGACAGGGGCGGCGAGTGAGAAGAAATAG